In Pedobacter sp. W3I1, one DNA window encodes the following:
- a CDS encoding glycoside hydrolase family 25 protein — protein MPPEKRTPINKSPVARKPAAKKPIARKPTASRKKKAVLSVQLKLVIAGLLLVLLSPFYYGYVLKSFVATWRWVKDWGQDPNYRTYESFNIKIPKKYTVHGIDVSYYQGKINWQKVKEMKEDEVSIRFAFIKATEGLMLVDPYFQRNWREAPKAGIICGAYHFFRPKKDGKTQAKFFLQVVHIEKGDLPPVVDIESLDGVSPLKMRAELSDFLNYVEMKTKVRPIVYTGLKFYEDYLADHFDDYPLWIAHYYQPKLRMDKSRWKFWQHSDKAKINGIGHVVDFNAFNGDSLALDRLLVH, from the coding sequence ATGCCGCCAGAGAAAAGAACCCCAATAAACAAAAGTCCAGTTGCCAGAAAACCTGCCGCTAAGAAGCCTATAGCCAGAAAACCTACAGCAAGCAGAAAAAAGAAAGCTGTGCTTTCCGTTCAGCTTAAACTGGTTATTGCAGGTTTATTGTTGGTTTTACTCTCTCCATTTTATTACGGTTATGTATTAAAAAGTTTTGTAGCTACCTGGCGATGGGTTAAAGATTGGGGGCAAGACCCTAATTACAGAACCTACGAAAGTTTTAACATCAAGATCCCCAAAAAATATACCGTTCACGGAATCGACGTTTCCTATTATCAGGGTAAAATAAACTGGCAAAAAGTAAAGGAAATGAAAGAGGATGAGGTCAGTATCCGTTTTGCCTTTATCAAAGCCACAGAAGGATTAATGTTGGTTGATCCATATTTTCAACGCAACTGGCGCGAAGCCCCAAAAGCTGGGATTATATGCGGTGCTTATCACTTTTTCAGACCAAAAAAGGACGGTAAAACGCAGGCTAAATTTTTCTTACAAGTGGTACATATTGAGAAAGGTGATTTGCCACCAGTTGTAGATATTGAATCTTTAGATGGAGTTTCACCGCTAAAGATGAGGGCAGAGCTGTCTGATTTCCTTAATTACGTAGAAATGAAAACCAAAGTTAGGCCGATTGTTTATACCGGGCTTAAATTTTATGAAGATTATTTAGCCGATCATTTTGACGATTATCCTTTGTGGATTGCCCATTATTATCAACCAAAGTTAAGAATGGATAAAAGCCGCTGGAAATTTTGGCAGCATTCTGATAAAGCTAAAATTAATGGCATCGGCCATGTAGTCGATTTCAATGCTTTTAATGGAGATAGTTTGGCGTTAGATAGGTTATTGGTTCATTAG